The Roseofilum reptotaenium CS-1145 genome includes the window ATCTCACCGTATCACTAGGCTTGACTTGGGGATTTTCCTCCAGGGGTGACGGTCTCGATTCTCTATTCTAGAAAAATAAAGTTATGTAACAAAAACTAGCTTCAAACCCTTATTCTATCGTTTATGTAACAAAAAATGATTGGCTTTTTTAATATTTCGCAACATTGACAAGACCCCCCATTCGTAGCACACAATAGAGTCGCAAGGCATCATGCCAACATCCACTCAACCCAACCCTAGAGGGCTGCATATGCATACTACAACTGTGAGTATTCTGGCAGAAATACCTGAAGACCTCCACGAATCCATCCAATGCTATTTAGAAAATCATCCCGATTGGGATCAAGAGCGGGTATTTTCTGCGGCCTTGTCCCTATTTTTGCTGCAAAATGGAAATGGTCAGACTCCAGAGAGCCATCAATCTAGCTATCGGAAGGCAGCACGGGTTTATCTTGATGCTCTATTTAATATATCTGCTCTGCCTTAACGGTCTGCACCTGTTATTTATCCGGTCTTAACCTTCCTATCACTGATTCAACCTCATCAATTGAGCGGCTCGATACATCTAAAGTTGTTAACCCAGGCCAGAGTTGCTGAAGTGAATGATTAATGTAGGTCTAGAATCGGATTTGTTATTGGCCAATCCTCGCTTACCCCAGTTTGTCTATTGGAGAGGCCAATTACATTAGGAGACTTAAAACCCATTCTAGAGGATCAATTAGAACACTTATCAGAATTACATAAAAGAGAGCGATCGCCGGTTTTTCTCCCTCCCCTCTGGAAACGCTACAGTAGAGGAATCGAATCATACCCAGATAACCAGAAGATGCGATCGCCCCTACCCTTACTCACCGTTGAAGAATATCTACACGCTGAAGCAGATAGCCCCATTCGCCATGAATACCTAGGCGGGCAAGTCTTTGCCATGGCAGGTGCAAGTGAAGAACACAATCTCATTGCCGGAAATCTTCTTGCTCTGTTGCGTCCCCATCTGCGAGGAACCGACTGTCGGGTATTTATATCCGACATGAAAATTCAAATTCAAGACCATATTTTTTACTATCCAGACTTGCTCGTAACCTGTAGCCGGAAAGACAATCATCAATACTTCAAAACTCAGCCCAACCTGATCGTTGAAGTCCTTTCCAAAAGTACAGAAAGCCTTGACCGACGAGAAAAACTCACGAACTATCAAAAACTAGAAAGCCTCAAAGAATACGTTCTTGTCTCCCAAGAGAGAATCCAAGTTGAAGTCTATCGCCAAGAGGCTCCTGGCAACTGGACAGTCCAAATCTTAGACGCAGAAAGTGAATTAACCTTAGAATCAGTAGGACTAACCCTCACCATGGCCCAGATCTACGAAGATGTCTTCAATCTGGCATAATCGAGGGTAGTCATTATTTTTGCTGAGTTTGAACGTCGTCGCGATCGACAGTAATTGTAAGGAGTTTACTTGTGCTGACTGCAACTGAAGTAATAACAGAAAAAAAAGTTTGGACAGATGAGGAATTCATGGCACTGCCCAAGGACGGACACTGCTATGAAATCGTAAATGGAGAATTGATCGACATGGGAAATTCAGGGGCATTACATGGCAATATTGCCATTATTCTAAGCTCTGCTCTTTTTGCAGTAGTCAATACCCAGAAACTAGGAGCTTTGTTTGACTCCAGCACTGCCTTCAAAATGAAAAATGGGAATAGGCGCTCTCCTGATATTTCCTTCTTTGCTAAAGAGCGTTTGCAAGGAATGACCGAACTCCCCTCTGGATTTTTAGAGGGTGCGCCCGATCTAGTCGTTGAAGTCCTATCTCCTGGCAATACCGTTGAAGAAATACACGACAAACTGGTGGAGTATTTTGAGAATGGTACTCGCCTAGCCTGGATTATTCACCCTAGCGAACATTATGTCTTGGTTTATCGCTCTGCCCAAGAACCCGATCGCCTGCTGAAATCTGTTGACGCTTTAGACGGTGAAGAGGTGATTCCTGGCTTTACCTTACCCGTGGCCGATCTATTCCAGAGACTTTCATTTTAACGAGAAAATGATTTATTGAGAATTAACCGAGTATGGAACCATCTGGCCCCGAAACTCAGCCGGGCACGTATAGTGGGGATAATCCAACAACCCCTCCTCAAAACTCTCCGCCTTCAAAGACTCCTCCTTTCCCACCGTGTTCAAGTTTCAATCCCATTCATCGCTATCAATTTCCACTTGGCATCAAACTCATCACATAATGCTGTAATACCGGCTGTAAGGCATAAAATTTTTCCTCTTTTTCAATTAAATAACGCCGAGTTAAAGATTGTAAAGCATTTAGTAGGTCTGAGGATGAAATGGGTTGATGCTCTAGTAATCTTGCCAGGTTAACCGGTTTGCCCTCTCTCGCCAACAGAAATATGACTTCTTTTTCAGTTTCCGATAACCGATTAAACTGTTGGTCTAAATTATCTTTTAAATCTTCAGGTAGTATAATATCGTCCTCAACAAATAACTCACTGGGGCTGAGTTCTAAATCTTCCATTAAAGTTGCCAATGTTTTTAACCATAAAGGGTTCCCTTGGTAGAGGGAAGTCAGCGATTGACTAATCTCCGAACTGGCAATCCCGCGATCGTCAAATATTTTTACAGCCTCTTTGTAGTTTAACCCAGTCAGTGTAAGGCTGCGAACGGCATCGTATTTGCTTTTGCACTGGGCAACTTCTCTCGGTTGTTCCCAACCAGTAAGCAACAAACAACTGTGATGATATAATTCCTCAATTTGCTTAAAGAAGGTTCCATAATCTTTCGTTTCCGGTTTATATTCTCCTGAAATTTTTCCATCACTAAATAGATTTTGAACATCATCAAAAACCAATAAGCAGCGATATTTTTGCAGATATTTACGCAGGGATAACCGCCTGTTTTTTTGAGGTACTGACTGGATTTCTTGCTGCTGGCGAAGAAAATCAATTAGATCCGTTTCTAGTTGGGCAAGCGTTGGGCAATTTTCTAGACTCCGCCACACCACATAGTCAAATTCATCTTTGATTTCTTGGATTAGTTTTGTCGCCAGTGTGGTTGTACCAATGCCACTTATTCCGTCAATGGTGACCAGACGACATTTTTCTTGAATAATCCATTTTTTCAGAGTTTTGAGTTCATCTGTACGATCATAACAAATTGGACAATCCGGCATTTCACTCAAATCTTGATGCCTGATTTCCGTTGTTATCCTGTCAGATTTTGTGGAATGATTTCCCGTATTGGGTATATTCGACTGGTGGTATGCATCCCTACAAAAATTGTAATTACTAATCTGTGCAAAGTCTTTGGCGCAATTGGAAGATATAATAGCAACTTTTAACCTTTCCATTGTAGCTCGATAATTAGATTTATGGACATCTTCCCCCAACATTTCTGAGAGTATTTGCCATAATTTAGAACCCACATCCCTAACATGACCTTCAGAACAGCGAAATCCATCAGCTATTTCTTGGTATGTCTTACCTTGGACTGTTCCTCGAAGTACCGCTTCTTGCAAGTCATCAAGGTGCTGCTCTGTCTTGGCTAATACCAACTCATCTGCGAGTTTTAACATTTCCTTAAGATTCATCCTCTCTCGCCCATCTCAGACTGGCTCTGATTATATCCTACATTTTCCGATGATTGCTGACATTTAGTGATAATTCCCAAATGGACTTCATTTTTTTCTCAGAAAAGTTCATACTAAATATTACATTTTCCGATTGCCTAAGTCTCAATCAATGAAATACTATTAAAAAGTCAATCAACCTTAAAAGCTCATGTCTCAAGTTATCTCTGTTAGTCCAGAAACTCTTCAGTCAGGAAATTCAAATCTAACCATAGATACCCAATCCGTTTATTCGGAATATCCTTTTCAAGAAATTTCTCAAGGATTATACAATGAAATTTCTAAGTCATTATATCATACTGAAAAAACTGAAGATGGTAGTGTTCCAGGTTTTTGCATATGTTGTATCCAAGGTTGTTGTGTCAGCCATTGCTGTATTCAATGTATGAACATTAATTAAATACATATAATGGAAAGGAGATGAATATGTACTACCCAAGCCAATATAATCATTTATTTGAAACCACAACGGCTAACGGAAAACCAGTTAGGTTATTAAGCAACCTTTTTTTTGGTGCATCAATACAGGTCAATGCAAAAGTCTATAAGGTTTTTAAGGAGGCAGAAATAAATGGATCGATTCAGGGTAAATATTTAAGTGCAGACGTTTGGCAGTATTTCCTTGACAAAGGTTTTGTTTGGACTGAAGCAACCTCCGAAGATGCGACAATCAAAAGTTTATTTAGGAGACAATTCAACGGAGATGCAATTGCTGCTCATTTAAAAGGTGGTGATTATGGTTTCATAACTTCTCTTAACTGCAATTTGGCTTGTCCCTATTGTTTTCAAAGAAGTAAGGCAGACTCTTGCGGATTTTTAACTCGACAACAAGTAGACTTAGCCTTCAATGTCATAGAAAGTCGTGAAACTAAAATTAAGAGTCTTGTAAAAGAAGACAAAGGCTTTTTGCCAAAAATTTCAATTACTGGAGGTGAACCTTTACTACCCAACAAAGCGAACTTAGAAGTTCTAGAATACCTGCTTGAACGGTTGGGGGATTTACAGTGGCCATACAGTATTACTACAAATGGAACAGAGTTAGCCAAATTTGTAAAGAATCGTTCCTTAGAAAAAAACTGTAATCATATCCAAGTGACTTTAGATGGATCTGCTGAAATTCACGATCGACGGCGTTGCTTTCGTAATGGTGCCCCTTCATTTGAAAAAATTTGTTCGGGAATTGATGCAGCTTTATCAGCTAACTGGCCAATTGTCTTACGGGTGAATTTAGATATAGATAGCGTTAAGTTTATCTCTCAACTTTCTCAATTCGTCCAAAAACAAGGATGGTGCAACAATCAACACTTTTACGCTTATGTATCGCCTGTAACGGATCATGGAAATATCGGTGATTATGAGAATCCTAATGAAGCAGATTTGCTCGTTAAGCTATTGGATATACTTCAAGAAAGTCCAGAGGTAAGGGAAGTTTTTGATATTCGGCATTTTCGAGGCTTTAGTTATGTAGAGCAAATGCTAAATAAAAAACCACGTTATCCGATTTTTTATCGATGTGAAGCTGTCCGAGAAATGTATATTTTCGATCCTAAAGGAGATATCCATGTTTGTCTTGAGGCGGTTGGAGATCGATCTTTTCGGATTGGAACCTACGATCCATCCTTGAGTTTAAATGATGCGTCAGTAACTAAATGGACTCAAAGAAGTGTTATGGACTTGGACAACTGTCGTAACTGTAAAGTTCGCTTTATTTGTTCTGGTGGTTGTGCTTTTGAGGGATTTAACTACCCAGAGAAAATTCATTGTATGCCTTTCCTGGAAGAAATAGATATTGCCTGGGAATACTACGTTAAAACTAAGCCAGAATTATTTAAGGGTAGCGCTTTGTGATGTCATGAAGGGCGATCGCACTTTTTCCTCCCTCCCCTCTGGAAACGCTACAGTAGAGGCATCGAATCATACCCAGGATAAGCAGAAGATGCGATCGCCCCGTTCGTCATGAATACCTGGGCGGGCATATCTTTGCCATGGCCCAAATCTACGAAGATGTCTTTAACCTGGGATAACCTATCACTTTTCAATTTTTCCTTGCTCCAACCAAGCTTCATATAAATCTGGTCGTCGCTGCTTCGTCCTCTCCACCTGCTGCTCGTAGCGCCATTGGGCAATTTTGCCATGATCCCCCGACAGCAAAACATCCGGAACCCTCTGGCCCCGAAACTCAGCCGGTCGCGTATAGTGAGGATAATCCAACAAACCCTCCTCAAAACTCTCCGCCTTCAAAGACTCCTCCTTTCCCACCGTCCCTGGTAACAGCCGAATTACCCCATTAACGATCGCCAAGGCCGGAATCTCACCCCCCGTTAGCACAAAATCCCCCAAAGACACCTCACGAGTCACCAAACTTAACACCCGCTCATCTACCCCCTCATAATGGCCGCAAATAATCGCCAACTGGTCATACTCCCTCGCCCAAGTTTTAAACAATCCCTGTTCTAGAGGCTCTCCCTGGGGAGTCATCAACAGCACCTCACGATGATTCCCCAGCGGTAAAGATTCCACCGCTGCAAAAATAGGTTCCGGCTTAATCACCATGCCCACACCCCCCCCATAAGGTTCATCATCTACCTTATGGTGCTTATCAGTGGTAAAATCGCGGGGGTTGGTCAAATAAACCTGAGCAATGTTTTTGGCAAGAGCCTTGCCCAACAATCCTGAACTCAGGGGGGACGAGAAAAAATCAGGAAACAGTGTAATGAGATCGAATCGCAAGAGTGACTCCTATTCAACTGAACTAGCATCACAGAGAGCGGATTTCCCTGTGATTAGATTATGTATTGGCCATTAAGCTATAGCATAGAAGATACCCGAAATCCCAGAGGTTGAAGGTCTTCAGGGTTGAATTGCTCAACCCCTTACTAGTCCCTTGTTGACCGCTTCAGAAGAGAATCCTTTTTTAAAACTTCTCTTCTAACCCCCATAAGTCACCATGATGTGTAAAGTCAGTTCCATGTTAAAGTTTCAATCCCAACCCCAATCGCCACACACGCCTCGATCGACCAAAACCTCAATTATGATCATTGGCGGTGCAGAAGACAAAATTCATGGTCGAGAAATTCTGCAAACCTTTTTTAAACGCTCTGGGGGGAAAGAGGCTAAACTCGGGATAATCCCTTCAGCCTCTCGCGAACCCTTATTGGTGGGCGATCGCTACCGCACCATTTTTACAGATATGGGTGCTAAAGATATCATGGTCTTTGACATTCGAGACCGGGAAAGTGCCAGCGCCTCCCAATGGCAAACGTTCCTCGAAGAGTGTACCGGAGTCTTCATGACTGGAGGGGATCAACTGCGGTTATGTGGACTTCTGGCCGATACTCCAGTGATGGAAACCGTGCGTAAAAAGGCCCAAGCCGGTCAAATTACCCTGGCTGGAACGAGCGCTGGGGCCGCTGTTATGGGAGAATATATGATTGCTGGTGGCGGCAGTGGTGAATCCCCCAATCGTTCCCTGGTTGATGTAACGACGGGATTGGCGATCGTGCCCGAACTGCTTGTCGATCAGCATTTCCATAACCGTAATCGTATGGCTCGACTAATCAGTGCCATATCTGCTTACTCAGACCGTATCGGCATCGGTATAGACGAAGATACCTGCGCGATCGTTGAAGGGGATGGACTCTTATCTGTCATTGGCAAAGGCACCGTCACCATCGTCGATCCTGGAAATCTCCTCTTCAACAATGAACACATCGTTGGTGCAACCGATCCCCTAAGTATCTGCAACCTCAAGGTTCATATCCTTTGCCATGGAGGACACTACAATATGCACTCAAGAGAAATCATTATCGATCCCGGCCAAACCGGAAACTGACCAATGTCAAGTTAAATCCCAAGAACTGTCCAATGTGAACAGTTTCTCATCCACTTTACCCTTCATGCTTACCAGAGGGTGGAATCAGGATGTCAAAATCGTTAACTAACAACCTGTATCAACCTATCTGCCATAGCAGCTTGCCTTCCTTAGCATCCCTAGCATTGCGCGATCCATCTGCCCCATGAAAATCCTCAGAACCCTAACCTTACGTGGCCCAAATTACTGGAGTATTCGCCGAACCAAATTGGTCATCCTACGCCTAGACTTAGAAGATCTAGCCGAAAGACCCTCGAATACAATTCCCGGTTTCTATGAAGGTCTCACCCAAGCTTTACCCAGTTTAGTTGAACACTATTGTGCCCCAGGATATCGGGGAGGATTCCTACAAAGAGTTCAAGAAGGCACATACATGGGCCATATTGTTGAGCATGTTGCCCTAGAACTGCAAACCCTGGCCGGAATGAGCGTTGGCTTTGGTCGAACTCGTGAAACTGCTGATTCAGGTGTGTATCAAGTCGTCTTTGCATACTTAGATGAAAAAGCGGGTCGATATGCAGGAAGAGCGGCTGTCCGACTGTGCCAAAGCATTGTCGAGACGGGCAGTTATCCCCTCTCGGAATTAGAACAAGATTTACAAGACTTACGAGAACTTTGGGCAGATGCAGCTCTGGGTCCCTCTACTGATGTTTTAGTCAAAGAAGCCACAGCCCGTGATATCCCTTGGATGCAACTGAGTGCCCGATTCATGATCCAATTGGGCTATGGGGTATACCAAAAGCGAATTCAAGCCACCCTCAGTAATAGAACTGGCATCCTGGGTGTAGAACTGGCCTGTGACAAAGAAGGAACTAAAAAAATTCTCCGGGATTCCGGCATTCCTGTTCCTAGAGGGACTGTAATTGAATACCTTGATGAACTCGAAGATGCTATTGATGAAGTCGGTGGCTATCCCCTCGTTATTAAACCCCTCGATGGTAATCATGGTCGCGGAATTACCATCAATGTCAAATCGTTTGAGGAAGCAGAATTAGCCTACGATGATGCCAGTGCTGCATCTAAAACCCGTCGGGTCATTGTAGAACGCTATTATGAAGGCAATGATCATCGAGTTCTTGTGATCAATGGTAAAGTGATCGCGGTTGCTGAACGAGTGCCAGCCCATGTGGTTGGGGATGGAAAATCTACCATTGCTGAGTTAATTGAAGAAACGAACCGTGACCCTAGGCGAGGACAAGGGCACGACAATGTTCTGACTCGAATTGAAATAGACCGAAATAGTATGAACTTGCTAGATCGGCAAGGCTATACCCTCGATAGTGTACCCAAAAAAGATGAAAGGTGTATGCTTCGGGCAACGGCTAACCTGAGTACGGGGGGGATTGCTATTGACCGCACCGATGAAATGCATCCCGAAAATATTTGGTTAGCTGAACGGGTGGTGAAAACTATTGGCTTGGATATTGCCGGAATTGATATCGTGACTTCTGATATTAGCCGCCCTTTGCGAGAAACGGATGGTGTGATTGTAGAAGTTAATGCAGCTCCTGGCTTTAGGATGCACGCAGCTCCAAGTTATGGGCTTCCCCGGAATATTGCTGCACCGGTGATGGATATGCTGTTTCCTCCGGGCACGCCATCGCGCGTGCCTATTTTTGCGCTAACGGGGACTAATGGCAAAACAACAACCACTCGCCTTACAGCCCATATCATGAAACAAACGGGCAAAGTGGTCGGATATACGACTACAGATGGCACGTACATTGGAGATTATTTAGCAGAACCAGGGGATAATACGGGGCCGCAAAGTGCCGAACTAATTCTAAAAGACCCGACGGTAGAAATTGCGGTGCTAGAAACAGCTCGTGGTGGTATTTTGCGTAGTGGACTGGCCTTTGAGCGCTCGGATGTGGGCGTAGTCTTAAATGTGGCGGCTGACCATTTAGGACTGGGAGATATTAACACCATTGAACAAATGGCTCAAGTGAAAGCAGTGGTAGCTGAAACAGTTAAACCCGACGGCTACGCTGTTCTCAATGCCGACGATCCCCGGGTTTGTGCCATGGTAGAACGCTTAAAATGCAATATTGCCTATTTTTCCATGGAATCGGATAACCAGGTAGTTAAACGGCATACGGCTCAAGGGGGTATGGCGGCAATTTATGACAAGGGTGACTTACTGATCCTCAAAGGGGAATGGAAAATGAGGATTAGTAAAGCGGTAGATATTCCGATGACGATGAAGGGGATGGCTCCATTCATGATTGCGAATGCTTTAGCAGCAAGTTTAGCAGCATTTGTCCACGGAGTGAGTCTTGAGGATATTCGAGCAGCGTTAGAGACGTTTGAGGCTTCATCAAGCCAAACCCCAGGACGGATGAATTTATTCGAGCTTGGTGATTATAGTGCTTTGATCGATTATGCCCATAATCCCCACAGTTATAAAGCGTTAGGGCAATTTGTGAAAAACTGGCCGGGAGAGCGCATAGGCGTGGTTGGCGGCCCTGGAGACCGCAGGGATGAGGATTTTATTACCCTTGGGGAGCTGTCGGTGGATATTTTTGACCGCATTATTGTCAAAGAGGATGATGATACTCGCGGCCGGCCTCGCGGAGATGCGGCTGAGTTAATTACTAAGGGGATTGAAAAGTGCGATCGCCAGTGTCAGTATGAGGTGATTCTCAATGAAACTGATGCCATTAATACAGCTTTAGACTCGGCTCCCAAGGAGAGCTTAGTTGTCATTTTGCCCGAAACGGTTTCACGGGCAATTCGCTTAATTGAGAG containing:
- the trmD gene encoding tRNA (guanosine(37)-N1)-methyltransferase TrmD, translating into MRFDLITLFPDFFSSPLSSGLLGKALAKNIAQVYLTNPRDFTTDKHHKVDDEPYGGGVGMVIKPEPIFAAVESLPLGNHREVLLMTPQGEPLEQGLFKTWAREYDQLAIICGHYEGVDERVLSLVTREVSLGDFVLTGGEIPALAIVNGVIRLLPGTVGKEESLKAESFEEGLLDYPHYTRPAEFRGQRVPDVLLSGDHGKIAQWRYEQQVERTKQRRPDLYEAWLEQGKIEK
- a CDS encoding cyanophycinase; the protein is MLKFQSQPQSPHTPRSTKTSIMIIGGAEDKIHGREILQTFFKRSGGKEAKLGIIPSASREPLLVGDRYRTIFTDMGAKDIMVFDIRDRESASASQWQTFLEECTGVFMTGGDQLRLCGLLADTPVMETVRKKAQAGQITLAGTSAGAAVMGEYMIAGGGSGESPNRSLVDVTTGLAIVPELLVDQHFHNRNRMARLISAISAYSDRIGIGIDEDTCAIVEGDGLLSVIGKGTVTIVDPGNLLFNNEHIVGATDPLSICNLKVHILCHGGHYNMHSREIIIDPGQTGN
- a CDS encoding Uma2 family endonuclease; protein product: MRSPLPLLTVEEYLHAEADSPIRHEYLGGQVFAMAGASEEHNLIAGNLLALLRPHLRGTDCRVFISDMKIQIQDHIFYYPDLLVTCSRKDNHQYFKTQPNLIVEVLSKSTESLDRREKLTNYQKLESLKEYVLVSQERIQVEVYRQEAPGNWTVQILDAESELTLESVGLTLTMAQIYEDVFNLA
- a CDS encoding Uma2 family endonuclease — protein: MALPKDGHCYEIVNGELIDMGNSGALHGNIAIILSSALFAVVNTQKLGALFDSSTAFKMKNGNRRSPDISFFAKERLQGMTELPSGFLEGAPDLVVEVLSPGNTVEEIHDKLVEYFENGTRLAWIIHPSEHYVLVYRSAQEPDRLLKSVDALDGEEVIPGFTLPVADLFQRLSF
- a CDS encoding DUF2811 domain-containing protein codes for the protein MHTTTVSILAEIPEDLHESIQCYLENHPDWDQERVFSAALSLFLLQNGNGQTPESHQSSYRKAARVYLDALFNISALP
- the cphA gene encoding cyanophycin synthetase translates to MKILRTLTLRGPNYWSIRRTKLVILRLDLEDLAERPSNTIPGFYEGLTQALPSLVEHYCAPGYRGGFLQRVQEGTYMGHIVEHVALELQTLAGMSVGFGRTRETADSGVYQVVFAYLDEKAGRYAGRAAVRLCQSIVETGSYPLSELEQDLQDLRELWADAALGPSTDVLVKEATARDIPWMQLSARFMIQLGYGVYQKRIQATLSNRTGILGVELACDKEGTKKILRDSGIPVPRGTVIEYLDELEDAIDEVGGYPLVIKPLDGNHGRGITINVKSFEEAELAYDDASAASKTRRVIVERYYEGNDHRVLVINGKVIAVAERVPAHVVGDGKSTIAELIEETNRDPRRGQGHDNVLTRIEIDRNSMNLLDRQGYTLDSVPKKDERCMLRATANLSTGGIAIDRTDEMHPENIWLAERVVKTIGLDIAGIDIVTSDISRPLRETDGVIVEVNAAPGFRMHAAPSYGLPRNIAAPVMDMLFPPGTPSRVPIFALTGTNGKTTTTRLTAHIMKQTGKVVGYTTTDGTYIGDYLAEPGDNTGPQSAELILKDPTVEIAVLETARGGILRSGLAFERSDVGVVLNVAADHLGLGDINTIEQMAQVKAVVAETVKPDGYAVLNADDPRVCAMVERLKCNIAYFSMESDNQVVKRHTAQGGMAAIYDKGDLLILKGEWKMRISKAVDIPMTMKGMAPFMIANALAASLAAFVHGVSLEDIRAALETFEASSSQTPGRMNLFELGDYSALIDYAHNPHSYKALGQFVKNWPGERIGVVGGPGDRRDEDFITLGELSVDIFDRIIVKEDDDTRGRPRGDAAELITKGIEKCDRQCQYEVILNETDAINTALDSAPKESLVVILPETVSRAIRLIESRLPSRN
- a CDS encoding NB-ARC domain-containing protein, with translation MLKLADELVLAKTEQHLDDLQEAVLRGTVQGKTYQEIADGFRCSEGHVRDVGSKLWQILSEMLGEDVHKSNYRATMERLKVAIISSNCAKDFAQISNYNFCRDAYHQSNIPNTGNHSTKSDRITTEIRHQDLSEMPDCPICYDRTDELKTLKKWIIQEKCRLVTIDGISGIGTTTLATKLIQEIKDEFDYVVWRSLENCPTLAQLETDLIDFLRQQQEIQSVPQKNRRLSLRKYLQKYRCLLVFDDVQNLFSDGKISGEYKPETKDYGTFFKQIEELYHHSCLLLTGWEQPREVAQCKSKYDAVRSLTLTGLNYKEAVKIFDDRGIASSEISQSLTSLYQGNPLWLKTLATLMEDLELSPSELFVEDDIILPEDLKDNLDQQFNRLSETEKEVIFLLAREGKPVNLARLLEHQPISSSDLLNALQSLTRRYLIEKEEKFYALQPVLQHYVMSLMPSGN
- a CDS encoding radical SAM/SPASM domain-containing protein gives rise to the protein MNMYYPSQYNHLFETTTANGKPVRLLSNLFFGASIQVNAKVYKVFKEAEINGSIQGKYLSADVWQYFLDKGFVWTEATSEDATIKSLFRRQFNGDAIAAHLKGGDYGFITSLNCNLACPYCFQRSKADSCGFLTRQQVDLAFNVIESRETKIKSLVKEDKGFLPKISITGGEPLLPNKANLEVLEYLLERLGDLQWPYSITTNGTELAKFVKNRSLEKNCNHIQVTLDGSAEIHDRRRCFRNGAPSFEKICSGIDAALSANWPIVLRVNLDIDSVKFISQLSQFVQKQGWCNNQHFYAYVSPVTDHGNIGDYENPNEADLLVKLLDILQESPEVREVFDIRHFRGFSYVEQMLNKKPRYPIFYRCEAVREMYIFDPKGDIHVCLEAVGDRSFRIGTYDPSLSLNDASVTKWTQRSVMDLDNCRNCKVRFICSGGCAFEGFNYPEKIHCMPFLEEIDIAWEYYVKTKPELFKGSAL